In one window of bacterium DNA:
- a CDS encoding MFS transporter, whose amino-acid sequence MEHLKKRLNDSAVMRWSALLLLSGLLFATYWFNDCLGPLKGLIETELGFDNNMFGTVLASVSWANMALMIIVGGIALDRWGTRKTGIVFGSIATTGAFIMAFASNGLFGQDKHSMMIGMIVGRILFGMGLETVCVMTNRTIVKWFKGHELALAMAINVAIGRLGTAGCNFFGIEVAGGSVYKGIVFGASLIGLAVIMFLIYLVFDVKYERREKELGNPVDGESGDEFKLKDLKDLLTNPSFLYIAFLCVSFYAAVFPFIQYAPDLLINKFGFTNTMPDLTGASLWDKIYAFFHTAPKVTSLIPLGTILFTPVFGNIVDKKGRAASLMIVGSLLLIFAHLSLSVFNSVSLGYLGLFSLGIAFSLVPAAMWPATSKIVPLKRLGTAYATMFTIQNYGLSAFFWGIGKMVNVMNPKIVTQIQSTRDQLLADGVSRMDIPGRIDALKASGVIPPYNYTIPILMLVALGVISIFLAYLLLRADKKQGYGLELPSNH is encoded by the coding sequence ATGGAACATCTGAAGAAGAGGTTGAATGATAGTGCAGTAATGCGCTGGTCTGCCCTTTTACTTTTAAGCGGATTATTGTTTGCAACGTATTGGTTTAATGATTGTCTCGGCCCTTTAAAAGGATTAATTGAGACAGAGCTTGGTTTTGATAATAATATGTTCGGTACGGTGCTTGCATCTGTCAGCTGGGCCAATATGGCGCTGATGATTATTGTAGGAGGTATAGCTCTTGACCGCTGGGGCACACGGAAAACAGGTATAGTGTTTGGCAGTATTGCGACAACAGGTGCTTTTATAATGGCTTTTGCTAGTAATGGCCTCTTTGGACAGGACAAGCACTCCATGATGATTGGAATGATTGTTGGACGTATTTTATTCGGAATGGGCCTTGAAACAGTCTGTGTCATGACCAACCGTACTATTGTGAAATGGTTCAAAGGGCACGAACTTGCTCTTGCAATGGCTATTAACGTAGCTATTGGCCGTTTGGGTACAGCGGGCTGTAATTTCTTCGGCATTGAAGTTGCCGGCGGAAGTGTGTATAAAGGCATTGTGTTTGGAGCTTCACTGATCGGTCTGGCAGTGATTATGTTCCTTATTTATCTGGTGTTTGATGTAAAATATGAACGTAGGGAAAAAGAACTGGGTAATCCCGTGGACGGTGAATCAGGAGATGAATTTAAACTAAAAGATCTTAAAGATCTGTTAACTAATCCTTCATTTCTCTATATCGCTTTTCTATGCGTATCATTTTATGCTGCCGTGTTTCCATTTATTCAGTACGCTCCGGATTTGCTAATAAACAAATTCGGGTTTACCAACACTATGCCTGACCTGACAGGAGCGTCTCTTTGGGACAAAATTTATGCTTTTTTCCATACTGCTCCAAAAGTGACAAGCCTTATTCCTCTCGGTACAATTTTATTTACTCCGGTCTTCGGCAATATAGTAGATAAAAAAGGCAGAGCAGCCAGTCTGATGATTGTAGGCTCTCTGCTGCTTATATTTGCTCACCTGTCCCTTTCCGTATTCAATAGTGTTAGTTTAGGATATTTGGGCCTCTTCTCCCTGGGAATCGCATTTTCGCTGGTTCCAGCAGCAATGTGGCCTGCAACATCAAAGATTGTCCCGCTGAAACGGTTGGGTACAGCTTATGCAACAATGTTTACCATTCAGAATTACGGTTTGTCAGCCTTTTTCTGGGGTATCGGAAAGATGGTGAATGTGATGAATCCTAAAATTGTCACTCAGATTCAGTCAACTCGTGATCAGTTACTTGCCGATGGGGTAAGCAGAATGGATATTCCAGGGCGTATTGATGCTTTGAAAGCTTCGG
- the amrB gene encoding AmmeMemoRadiSam system protein B: MDKEEIRQPAVAGTWYPGNRQKLESLISGYFSKTAKSDLKRRVMGLISPHAGYLYSGQTAAYAYRQIIGYDFKTVVIIAPMHRTAVSRYMTNAEKYYKTPLGLVPVDHQILDNIRKEVNLAYISGDDEHSLEIQLPFLQHAIKDFSIVPILIGHSDVNNVKDIADALAGILDRDSTLIVASSDMHHIDDYRQVEENDNRFIEALKSFDIEKTREILNRRDCTICGKVPISILLETTLRWGAEKVSILNHTNSSEITGRKIIGEYTVGYLAAAVTDR, translated from the coding sequence ATGGATAAAGAGGAGATCAGACAGCCTGCTGTGGCAGGAACTTGGTACCCCGGCAATAGACAGAAACTTGAAAGCCTGATATCCGGTTATTTTTCAAAGACTGCAAAAAGTGATTTAAAAAGAAGAGTAATGGGCCTGATTAGCCCTCATGCAGGGTACCTTTATTCGGGACAGACAGCAGCATATGCTTACAGGCAAATCATAGGTTATGATTTTAAAACAGTTGTTATAATTGCACCAATGCACAGAACCGCTGTCAGCAGGTACATGACTAATGCAGAGAAATATTACAAAACCCCTTTAGGGCTTGTACCTGTAGACCATCAAATACTTGATAATATCAGGAAAGAGGTCAACCTTGCATATATTTCGGGAGATGACGAACACTCCTTAGAAATTCAGCTCCCTTTTCTTCAGCATGCAATTAAAGATTTTTCCATTGTTCCGATTCTAATTGGACACAGTGATGTGAATAATGTAAAAGATATTGCAGATGCGCTGGCCGGAATTCTTGACAGAGACAGTACGCTTATAGTTGCAAGCAGTGATATGCATCATATAGATGATTACAGGCAGGTTGAAGAAAATGATAACAGGTTTATTGAAGCATTAAAAAGTTTTGATATTGAAAAAACAAGAGAAATCCTGAACCGCAGAGACTGCACAATATGCGGTAAAGTTCCCATATCAATACTTCTCGAGACTACGCTCAGGTGGGGAGCAGAAAAAGTCAGCATACTGAATCATACGAATTCTTCGGAAATAACCGGGAGAAAAATTATTGGAGAATACACTGTCGGGTATCTTGCCGCGGCTGTCACAGATAGATAA
- a CDS encoding diacylglycerol kinase family lipid kinase, translated as MKTKVIVNRDTNPRIVKKYLKSAMQILKDNGFELSVQFTKGPEHALHIAKEAVKNRFECVISVSGDGTINEVINGLAGSNVVLGILPIGGSNVLARELGIRIDIFDAARTITEKRPRRIDLGKINGRYFSMMASCGYDAHAVMKTNLKVKKIIKRYAYIAAGVKDFFGYIPTRINIEIDGGKIKESGIFVLISNTHFYGGVHKVAPFAEIDDGFLDVIIYKGKTQLDLVRFAIGVISGLHTNFTDVLYYRIKKAVLSSDKETPVQVDGDLLGFLPMEAEIVPGAIEVFC; from the coding sequence ATGAAAACAAAGGTGATTGTTAATCGGGATACGAATCCGCGTATTGTTAAGAAATATTTAAAATCCGCCATGCAGATTTTAAAGGATAACGGATTTGAGCTGTCTGTCCAGTTTACAAAAGGGCCTGAACATGCTTTACACATTGCAAAAGAAGCAGTTAAGAATAGATTCGAATGCGTTATATCTGTAAGCGGAGACGGAACAATAAATGAAGTAATTAACGGTCTTGCCGGTTCGAATGTAGTACTTGGTATTTTGCCTATCGGCGGCAGTAATGTACTTGCACGTGAACTTGGAATCAGGATTGATATATTTGATGCTGCAAGAACAATTACTGAAAAACGGCCAAGACGGATTGATCTTGGAAAAATCAACGGAAGATATTTTTCAATGATGGCTAGCTGCGGATATGATGCACATGCGGTAATGAAAACAAATCTTAAGGTGAAAAAAATTATAAAGAGATATGCTTATATTGCTGCGGGAGTAAAAGATTTTTTCGGATACATTCCGACCAGGATTAATATAGAAATAGATGGAGGCAAAATAAAAGAGTCGGGGATCTTTGTGTTAATCAGCAACACACATTTTTACGGCGGTGTGCACAAGGTTGCGCCTTTTGCGGAGATAGACGATGGTTTCCTTGATGTAATAATTTACAAAGGTAAGACTCAGCTTGATCTTGTGAGATTTGCAATTGGAGTTATATCCGGACTGCACACCAATTTTACTGATGTATTATACTATCGGATTAAGAAAGCAGTGCTGAGCTCGGATAAGGAGACTCCGGTTCAGGTAGATGGCGATCTTTTAGGGTTTTTACCAATGGAAGCAGAAATAGTACCCGGGGCTATTGAAGTTTTTTGTTAG
- a CDS encoding PHP domain-containing protein produces the protein MLTDYHIHTKLCGHAEGEMESYVEQSISKGLKEIGFSDHAPCSVSESIVRLHN, from the coding sequence ATTTTGACTGATTACCATATACATACCAAATTATGCGGCCATGCGGAAGGGGAGATGGAGAGCTATGTTGAACAATCTATATCAAAAGGGTTAAAAGAGATAGGTTTCAGTGATCATGCTCCGTGCAGTGTTAGCGAGAGTATCGTAAGATTGCATAATTAA